ATTACATTTAGGCATAAGCTTTTTCTCTCCTTGCACTCATCATCAAGCCTACAAAGTCGGCAAATAACGAAGATGTGTCACTTAATCCCGGATGTGCTTCAGGATGGAATTGCACCGAAATAATCGGCAATATTGCATGAATCATTCCTTCAACAGATTGATCATTGACGTTTACATACCTTACGGAAAATCCCGTTCCTTTTAAACTATCATCATCAACGACGAATGTATGGCTTTGTGATGTCATAAATACTTTTTTCTGAACTAAATCAATGACAGGTTGATTGGCACCGCGGTGACCAAATTTTAATTTTTTTGTATTGCCGCCAAAGGCTAAGGCCAGCAACTGATGTCCTAAACAAACCGCAAGTGTCGGATAATTTAGCACTAATCTTTTAACAACCGGCAAATGGAAAGCCATTTGTTTCGGATTGCCCGGGCCATTAGAAAGCATAATACCGTCTGGATTTAATGATTGAACAGTTTCAAAGGAAGTATTATATGGAACAACTGTAACTTTGCAGCCTACATGATTTAATGAAGTAACAATCGATTTCTTATAGCCAAAATCTAGTAATACTACATGATAAGAGCTCGTTCCGTATGTCTCCATTTGTTTCGTTGAAACTTCACTTACGAGCATTTTTTCTTCAGCCTGATATTTGTCAAGGGCTACCTCATCGGGATGTGATACCATCTGCCCTCCCATAACTCCGTGTTTACGAAGTCTTTTGACGACGGCACGTGTATCAATATTTTCCAAAAGGGGAATATTCCACTTTTGTAAATAGCCAGCAAATGTACTCATCGCTTCATAATGATGATAATCATCACTGCATTCGCTGACAATAACCCCAGAAACTTGCGGAATTACACTTTCAAAATCTACTTCATTTATTCCGTAATTACCGATTAACGGATAGGTGAAAACGACGATTTGACCTTTAAAGGAAGGATCTGTTATAACCTCTTGATAACCAGTCATCCCTGTAAAAAAGACTACTTCACCCTGAAGTGGCTCATTTGGTTTTTGACCAACCCAATCCCCTTCGAATTGATCACCGTTTTCTAAAACAAGATACCCTTTCACTTTATGTGCACCCCCACGACGTATAATTATAACAAGAAAGGTATTTTTATTCATAGATATTCAAAAATATGCAGCCTTATGAGATAAGGCTACAGAAATAGTTTAATGTAATACATGTACGTGAAATGTTTTTGTTAGTATGTTGACCGCTTGATCAATTTCTTCGTACGATACTGTTAACGGTGGCAATAATCTTATGACCTTTGGACCGGCTACTAAAACTAGTAAGCCTTTTTTGTGAAGCTCTGTGATGATTGGCCCGACATCCTCGTCACATTGAATGCCAATGAGCAAGCCTTTCCCTTTAACCGCTTGAACGATTGGAGCATCACTGAGCTGCTCTTTCAACTTTCTGATTAAATAGTCGCTTTTTTTACTTACTTCTTCTAAAAATTCTGCCTGAAAGATTTCCTCTAATGTAGCCTTGGCAGCGGCCATCGCTAATGGCGTTCCACCAAATGTAGAACCGTGTGTCCCCGCACTAAACGTATCCTGCAAATGTGCCTTGCCAATCATCGCCCCTACTGGAAACCCACTTCCGAGACCTTTAGCGACAGTAATAATATCTGGTGAAAGGTCTGCATGTTCATAAGCAAATGCTTTGCCTGTTCTACCAATACCAGTTTGCACTTCATCAATAATGAATAATGCACCAAATTTTTCACATAATTCCTGACATTTTTGCAAAAATGCATATTCCCCTTGGTTTACGCCGCCCTCACCTTGAATCACTTCAAGCATGATCGCGGCAACATCGTCCCCCATTGCAGCTTCAATAGCTTTTTCATCATTATATGGCAAATAAACAAATTCCTGTAATAGAGGACCAAATCCGTTATGAACTTTTTCTTGTCCAGTTGCTGTCATTGTTGCAAAAGTTCGACCATGAAAGGATTGCAAAAATGTAATGATTTTAAGTCTTCCTGTATGTTTTCGAGCCATTTTAATGGCAGCTTCATTCGCCTCAGCTCCACTATTGCAGAAAAAAACATAATCACCACATGAATTTTGTGTTAATAGTTCAGCAACCACTTCTTGATGGCTTGCTTGAAAAAGATTTGATACATGCCATATTTTATTTAACTGTTCCTCAATCGCTTTTTGTACTTTAGGTGGGCGATGCCCTAAATTACAAACAGCAATCCCAGATATAAAGTCTAAATATTCTTTTCCATTTTTATCAATAACTTTCGTGCCTTGCCCTTCTACAATTTCAATATCCCAACGAGCATAGTTTGGAAATAAGGCTCCCATTATTTTTCACCTACCAATTTTTGTCCCAATTATTTGACCGTCATTTACGATTTTTGCATCTTTCCCATTTACGATAATAACTTCCTGTAAATCTCCAGTAAGCGAATCAATCGCCGCTTTTACTTTTGGAATCATTCCACCATAGATTGTGCCATCCTCAATTAAAACTTCAATTTCTTTTGGAGTGATTTCTGCAATCATCTTGCCATCTTTCAGAATACCTGGAACATCCGTAACAAATAAAAGCTGTTCTGCACCAATCGCCTTCGCAACCGCACCAGCCGCGGTGTCGGCATTAATATTATAGCGTTGATCCGCATCATCAACGCCAATCGGGGCGATGACTGGAACAAAGCCAATTGAAACTAGCTCTAATAAAAAGCTTGCATTTATATTCTCTATTTCACCGACATAGCCAAGCTGTTCGAAATTAATTGGCTTTGCTTTGAGTAGCTGCCCATCAACACCTGCTAAACCAATCGTTTTTACACCCGTTTTTTGTAGTCTTCCCACTATCGTTGTATTAACTTTCCCGGCCAATACCATTTCAACAACTTCCATCACTTCTGCGGTTGTTTTTCTTAGTCCATCAACGAATACAGATTCTATATTTAAGGAGGTAAGCATTTCGCCGATTGCCGGCCCTCCGCCATGGACGATCACTGGTTTTTTGCCTAATTTCACTAAATCGGCAATGCTTTCAAAAAATTCATCACTAAGCTCTGTTAATGTACTTCCGCCACATTTTATTAAAATAATATCGTTCAAGCTTTGCTTCCCCCTTTCTTAGCCCTTCAAAATTTTAAAATTAAGAACGGTAACTTGCATTAATGCGTACATAATCATAGGATAAGTCACAGCCCCAAGCTTTTCCTTTGCCTTCGCCAATGTGAAGATTAACTTTAATGACAACATCTTCACCTTTTAAATAATTCGTCGCATCTTCTTCTGAAAATGGAAGCGGCTGTCCTGCTTTCAGCATTTGAATGTCACCGATAAAGACATCGACTACATTCGGATTGACTTCGGCACCACTATAGCCAACAGCACAAATAATCCGGCCCCAATTTGCATCTTCTCCGTGTACAGCTGTTTTTACTAATGAAGAGCCAACAACGCTTTTTGCGATTTTCCCGGCATCATCGTCCGTCCGCGCACCTTCAACTTGGACTTCAACAAGCTTCGTAGCTCCCTCACCATCTCGCGCAATTTTTTTCGCTAAATCTTCACAAACCTTTTCGAGTGCTTTATAAAATAAATCCCATTCAGGATGTTCAATTGTTAATGTCCTATTCTCTGCCATTCCATTTGCCATGACAAGCACCATGTCATTTGTTGATGTATCTCCATCAACAGTAATGCGGTTAAATGTTTTATTCGTAATATCGCTAAGCGCTTTTTGCAAAACTGTTGATTCAATATTTGCATCAGTTGTTACGAAACCAAGCATTGTTGCCATATTTGGGTGAATCATACCTGAGCCTTTTGCCGCCCCAGCAACTGTAACCATCTTCCCATCAACTTCGATTTGATAGCAAGTTGTTTTCGGAACAAGGTCAGTCGTTAAAATTGCTTTGCTGAAAAGCTCGCCACCTTCTAAAGAAGCGACTGGCTCCAACTGATCAACCCCTGTTGAAATCTTATCCATCGGCATTAATTCACCAATGACCCCTGTTGAGGCAACAGCTACATAATGCTCTGGCAATGAAAACCTTTCCGCTACTTCCTGTCTTGTTCGATAAGCATCTTTTTCGCCTTGTTCCCCTGTACATGCATTGGCATTTCCGCTATTGCAAATAACTGCTTGAATTTTGCCTTCCTTAGCAATGCTGTCTTTTGTAATTTTTAATGGTGCTGCCTGAAATGTATTTAAAGTATATACAGCTGCACAGCTTGCCGGAACTTCACTGATGATCATTGCTAAATCTAATTTATCTTTTTTACGAAGATTTGCATAAATGCCTGTAGCACTAAACCCTTTAGGGCTTGTCACAGAACCACCTGCAACCTTCTTTATACCATTAATCACTGTCGTTCTCTCCTTTTTCCTACGGATAAACAGGGACAAAGTTCAACCCAGTCTTTTCATCCAGTCCCATCATAATATTTAAATTTTGGATTGCCTGGCCTGCTGCTCCTTTTACGAGATTATCAATAACAGAAACAATCATGATTCGGCCTGTTCTTTCATCATAGGCTAACCCTATATCACAATAATTCGAACCATATACTTCCTTTGTTGAAGGGAATACTCCTTTTGGACGTACCCTAACAAATGGTTTGTTTTCATATGCTTCATTATAAATTTCTAACAATTGGTCAATTGTTATATTCATTTTTGGCTTTACATATATCGTTGCCATTATCCCCCTTGTCATTGGGACAAGATGGGTGCTAAATGTGATTGGCTGAATGCTTTCATTCCATATTTTTAAAGTCTGTTCAATCTCTGGAATATGTTGATGCTGATTCACTTTATATATTTTAAAATTATCGTTCATTTCGGGAAAATGACTGGCAGCTGATAATGATCGTCCTGCTCCCGATAGTGCTGATTTTGCATCAATAATGATGGAATCTTCTATTATAAGTTCCTTTTGAACTAAAGGTGCTAAGCCAAGTAATGTAGCTGTAGGATAGCAGCCAGGATTCGCAATGACGCTTGCCTCTTCTATCTCCGCTTTAAACCATTCAGGCATCCCATAAATCGCTTGTTTTAAAGTTTTCTTAGGTGCTGCTGGCTTTCTGTACCAAAACTCATAATCTTCTTGATTTTTTATCCGAAGGTCTCCTGAGACGTCAATAACTTTAAGTCCTTGCTCCACTAAATTCGGTGTTAGTTTACTAGAAATCCCCGCTGGTGTAGCCAAAAAAACAAGCTCGACATTTTTAGCCATCTTTTTGGGATCAATTTCTTCTAATCTATTATTCACTATTCCATGAAGATGTGGGTAACTTTCAATAAATGGTGTACCTTGCTGTGATGAGGAGTGCAAAGATACAATTTCAGCCTCTGGATGATGATTTAATAAACGAATTAACTCTGCTCCACCATAACCTGTTGCCCCAACGATTGCGACTTTCATCTTTGGTCCTCCCTACCGATTAATTGTTTGAAATTAGTATTTATTATATAGTTGCATAAAAATAAAAGCAATTGTATTTTTATAAATTACGCAATATTTTTAGTTCAATTATAGAAAATTTTATTAACCGATTATTATCGCCAAAATTGATTGGACATGCTAAGAAATATGAATATAGTGTGAACATTAGCAGCTAATGTGAATTACATCACACCTACATTAGTTAATGAGAACTATAATCAAATGTAAAGAGGTAAAAAGTGTCTGTTTACAGCAGAGGAGGGATTTGTATGCTTGATGAATTTTTAAAAGGAATTATATTTTTTAAGGACTTGCCTGATCATTTAATCAGCGCCTTAAGTTCAAAGGTAAAAACTGCTACCTATAAAAAAGGTGACTATATATTTCATGAGTCAGACAAAGCAAAAGCGATTTATTTTGTAAAAAGCGGCATCGTCAAAATAAAGAAAATTAACCCTCAAGGGAAAGAGTTAATTGTTTGTATTAAACGATCTGGAGATATTTTTGCTGAGGCTTCCCTATTTTGCGAACCTGGTACCACTTATCCTGGGACCGCGCAAACGATATCAGATGCCGAGGTTATGTTCCTTTACACCTCAGATTTAGAAGATGTTATTTCCATTAATCCTGACCTTTCAATTGAAATGATTCGCTTTATGGGAGAACAGCTTCGTTCGTTTACTTCGATTTTACGGGATATCGCACTGCTTGATGTATACGGTAAAACTGTAAAAACAATTGAAAGACTAGCGCGTGAATTCGGCAGCAAAACAGCTAGTGGAGTAAAAATAGAACTTCCTTTATCAATCCAAGAATTAGCAAACATCGTTGGATCGACCCGTGAAAGTGTAAGCCGTGTACTTTCAAAATTAAAAGAACAAGATTTAGTTACAATTAACGAAAAAAATATTATTATTAACAATTGGTGTGATTTTTGTCAAATGTTCATCGAACAAACTGATTACTAAGAGGCTGGTCCAAGGACCAGCTTTTTTTCTGTATAAAAAAAAGAGTACTGACAAAACAGTACTCAAAATAAGGGGGTTGGAATTTAGATAATTTCCACAATACTAACACTCCTAATAATGATTCTATAATGCCTAAGTCAAAAAAAGTATGAATTCCATCACGGTATGCATAGTTTCATAAATTGTTCACAAAATATCATACCAAAATCGTTTCTGAAAGGTAATTTATAGCTTGGTTATTAACACTGTTATGATAGTGTTAACGGTATAAAGAAGTTGACTAAAATACTTTTTTCCTTTTAACTAGTAGTATGGAATAAAATTTTGGTGACTTCCGTCGAAAGGTGGTTTGATTATGCCTAAACAATCAATCAAAAATAATTTCATGCCTGAATCGATTAAAGAACTTTTACATTCAATTGACCATATAACGAGAACCCAAAAAGGCACATTTTTATTTCAAGAAGGTATGGCAGCTAATGAACTATATATAGTGCGTTCTGGCCGCGTACAAATAAGTAAAATCTCACAAGACGGCAAGGAGTTGACATTACGAATTTGTACAATGGGAGATATAGTCGGTGAACTTACGTTATTTACTAACGAAGCAAAATACTTGCTCAATGCCAAAATCTTA
Above is a genomic segment from Bacillus sp. (in: firmicutes) containing:
- a CDS encoding acetylornithine transaminase, giving the protein MGALFPNYARWDIEIVEGQGTKVIDKNGKEYLDFISGIAVCNLGHRPPKVQKAIEEQLNKIWHVSNLFQASHQEVVAELLTQNSCGDYVFFCNSGAEANEAAIKMARKHTGRLKIITFLQSFHGRTFATMTATGQEKVHNGFGPLLQEFVYLPYNDEKAIEAAMGDDVAAIMLEVIQGEGGVNQGEYAFLQKCQELCEKFGALFIIDEVQTGIGRTGKAFAYEHADLSPDIITVAKGLGSGFPVGAMIGKAHLQDTFSAGTHGSTFGGTPLAMAAAKATLEEIFQAEFLEEVSKKSDYLIRKLKEQLSDAPIVQAVKGKGLLIGIQCDEDVGPIITELHKKGLLVLVAGPKVIRLLPPLTVSYEEIDQAVNILTKTFHVHVLH
- a CDS encoding Crp/Fnr family transcriptional regulator, producing MLDEFLKGIIFFKDLPDHLISALSSKVKTATYKKGDYIFHESDKAKAIYFVKSGIVKIKKINPQGKELIVCIKRSGDIFAEASLFCEPGTTYPGTAQTISDAEVMFLYTSDLEDVISINPDLSIEMIRFMGEQLRSFTSILRDIALLDVYGKTVKTIERLAREFGSKTASGVKIELPLSIQELANIVGSTRESVSRVLSKLKEQDLVTINEKNIIINNWCDFCQMFIEQTDY
- a CDS encoding carbamoyl phosphate synthase small subunit; its protein translation is MNKNTFLVIIIRRGGAHKVKGYLVLENGDQFEGDWVGQKPNEPLQGEVVFFTGMTGYQEVITDPSFKGQIVVFTYPLIGNYGINEVDFESVIPQVSGVIVSECSDDYHHYEAMSTFAGYLQKWNIPLLENIDTRAVVKRLRKHGVMGGQMVSHPDEVALDKYQAEEKMLVSEVSTKQMETYGTSSYHVVLLDFGYKKSIVTSLNHVGCKVTVVPYNTSFETVQSLNPDGIMLSNGPGNPKQMAFHLPVVKRLVLNYPTLAVCLGHQLLALAFGGNTKKLKFGHRGANQPVIDLVQKKVFMTSQSHTFVVDDDSLKGTGFSVRYVNVNDQSVEGMIHAILPIISVQFHPEAHPGLSDTSSLFADFVGLMMSARREKAYA
- the argB gene encoding acetylglutamate kinase, whose protein sequence is MNDIILIKCGGSTLTELSDEFFESIADLVKLGKKPVIVHGGGPAIGEMLTSLNIESVFVDGLRKTTAEVMEVVEMVLAGKVNTTIVGRLQKTGVKTIGLAGVDGQLLKAKPINFEQLGYVGEIENINASFLLELVSIGFVPVIAPIGVDDADQRYNINADTAAGAVAKAIGAEQLLFVTDVPGILKDGKMIAEITPKEIEVLIEDGTIYGGMIPKVKAAIDSLTGDLQEVIIVNGKDAKIVNDGQIIGTKIGR
- a CDS encoding N-acetyl-gamma-glutamyl-phosphate reductase, whose amino-acid sequence is MKVAIVGATGYGGAELIRLLNHHPEAEIVSLHSSSQQGTPFIESYPHLHGIVNNRLEEIDPKKMAKNVELVFLATPAGISSKLTPNLVEQGLKVIDVSGDLRIKNQEDYEFWYRKPAAPKKTLKQAIYGMPEWFKAEIEEASVIANPGCYPTATLLGLAPLVQKELIIEDSIIIDAKSALSGAGRSLSAASHFPEMNDNFKIYKVNQHQHIPEIEQTLKIWNESIQPITFSTHLVPMTRGIMATIYVKPKMNITIDQLLEIYNEAYENKPFVRVRPKGVFPSTKEVYGSNYCDIGLAYDERTGRIMIVSVIDNLVKGAAGQAIQNLNIMMGLDEKTGLNFVPVYP
- the argJ gene encoding bifunctional glutamate N-acetyltransferase/amino-acid acetyltransferase ArgJ, with the translated sequence MFIRRKKERTTVINGIKKVAGGSVTSPKGFSATGIYANLRKKDKLDLAMIISEVPASCAAVYTLNTFQAAPLKITKDSIAKEGKIQAVICNSGNANACTGEQGEKDAYRTRQEVAERFSLPEHYVAVASTGVIGELMPMDKISTGVDQLEPVASLEGGELFSKAILTTDLVPKTTCYQIEVDGKMVTVAGAAKGSGMIHPNMATMLGFVTTDANIESTVLQKALSDITNKTFNRITVDGDTSTNDMVLVMANGMAENRTLTIEHPEWDLFYKALEKVCEDLAKKIARDGEGATKLVEVQVEGARTDDDAGKIAKSVVGSSLVKTAVHGEDANWGRIICAVGYSGAEVNPNVVDVFIGDIQMLKAGQPLPFSEEDATNYLKGEDVVIKVNLHIGEGKGKAWGCDLSYDYVRINASYRS